In the genome of Anaerolineales bacterium, the window GTCCCGGCCGCGCGCGCGGAGGCGCTGCTCGGGCGGCTGGCCGCCGGTTCGGCGTTCGATTCCCGCTTCGGCCTGCGGTTCGTCCCGCGCACCGATCCCGCCGCCGGAGTGGAAGACGGCGGCGTGTGGATGGTTTGGAATATGCTGATGGGGGAGGCCGCGCTCCGGCTGGGAAAGGGAGACCTTGTGCTGGAGTGGGTGGAAAAGTGGATGGACGCGCTCGCGGCTTCCCTGCGCGCCGACCATTCTTTCCGCTCCTGTTACGACCCCGAACGCGGCGCGGGATGGGGGCCGCGCAACTCCCTGCAAGGGATCTTCCCCGTCGGCCTGTTTCTTTCGGCGCTGGGTGTGCATCCGGTATCCACCAACAGATTATGGGCGGGAGGCCGGTCGATCTTCCCCTTCCCGGTGACCATCCGCTGGCGCGGGATGACGATCCTGCGCGAGGGCGAGACCGTCCGCGTTGAATTTCCTTCCGGACGCATCCGCCACTGGCGGGGTTCCGGGCGGATGCTGATTGCGGACGAAGAGTGACCCCTGCCTCGTCTGGCTTCCCCTAGCTTTCCCTCGCTCCGCTCGGGACAGGCGCTCGGGACAGGTTTGGCCGCCTTCTCCCAGCGCACTTGCGCCCGCAATGTCTTTGCCTCGGCAAATCGCGGATGCTCGTCGATTAAGCGCGGCGGCGGAACGTTTTTCCCCGGAGTGAATGGACGGGAGGTGGGATGAGGGGGAGGCTGAGGAAATCCGTCTGTTTCCTGCAAAGAGAAGAATGGGATGATTTGGGGAAGGCATGGGAGGACCGGGGTGTGATTCCCCATAAAACCGGGATTAATACCGTTTCCGAAAACAATTAATAAGGAAAGGAACGGAAAACAAGCCTATAATCGTCCTTAGATTGTGAAAAACGGGTGAAAAGAAGGTGACAATAATCCGGACGTTTATTGCCGCGTGGAAAGGAGTGCAATAGAATACCAGCATGAAGGAATCCAGGATTTCTTGGCGGATTAAACGCACCCGGCGCGCGCGTCCGCGCGGACAGAGCATCGTCGAATTCGCGCTAATGCTGCCGATTCTGCTGATCATCCTCTCCGGGCTGTTCGAGTTCGGATTCATTTTCACCCACTACCTCGCCGTGCTGGACGCGGCGAGGAACGCCGCGCGGTTCTCCTCCGACAGCCAGTACGACATGCGCGACACGGATCCGGACTGCACCAGGCTTAATGACGGGTCGTCGACCCAGGATTTCTACCGCCAGACGGCCTGCTTGGCGGTCGACGAACTGATGCTGGAACAACCGACGATCGAACTGTGCCTGCCGGGGATGCTTACACCGGGCTGCTCGGGGAACTGGGACGACATGGATGATGTCATCGTCTCGGCATTCAGCGTCATGCGGGTCGGTACGACCCAAGTGAAGCGATTCCCGCTGGATGTATTCGGCGGCGAACTCCTCGACGGGTGGTCGTACGCCTGCGACCTGCGGTATTTCATCGACGGTTCATGCGACCAGTTCAATCCCGCCTTCCGGACTGGGATGCACAAGACCGAATTCAGCAACGCCCGGATCATCAGCATGCTGCAGCCCGGCACGCCCAGCACCGGATACGTCCTGGTGGAGATCAAGTACCACTACCATCAGGTCCTGGCCCTGCCGTGGTTCACGCAGTTCGTGGACGACCCAGTGCGCTTCAACATCTACTCGATTTGGCCGCTGGTATCGGCCGAGCCGACGTCGACCTTCGTGCCGTCCGCGACGCCGTAGGTGAGGAGGAAGGCCAGATGAGATTCTTCGACGATTGGCACACCCGCAGGCGGATCCGGTCCGCTGGCCAGGCGTTGATCCTGATCGTGCTGACCTTTTTCGGCTTGCTGTTTTTCCTCGGGTTGATGGTGGACCTGGGGCAGATCTTCCTCGCCAAAGGCTACCTGCGGCGGGCGGCCGACGCCGCCTCGCTCGCTGCTGCGGCCCAATTCCGCGAGAACCGCACAATCGTCGAAATGACCAAGGCCGCGGAAGAGGTGGCGCTGATGAACGGCGTGGCCCCGACCACGATCCTAGTCGAGACCTGCCAATCGACGGGGGGAACCGACGCGTATTTGTGCCCCGAACCGGGCGAGATGCCGAAGAAGCTTGTGCGGGTAACCGTCGTCATGAAGTACCCGATGACCTTCCTGGTCCTGCTGGGGATCAACGACGTCACCCTCCAGGAGGTTTCCGTCAGCGAGGCGGCGGCGATGGACGTGGTCCTGGTGATCGACGTCTCGGAATCGATGGCCTGGCTGGGGACGACGCCGGAACAGCGCGATCCGTCGATGTGCAATCCGCCGATGGACAACTGCACCCCGATGCGCGAAGCGAAGGATGCCGCTTTGCAGTTCATCGACCGGCTGTTGAACAAACCCGCCGCGGACGAAGAGGACCGCCTGGCGATCGTCAC includes:
- a CDS encoding pilus assembly protein; this encodes MKESRISWRIKRTRRARPRGQSIVEFALMLPILLIILSGLFEFGFIFTHYLAVLDAARNAARFSSDSQYDMRDTDPDCTRLNDGSSTQDFYRQTACLAVDELMLEQPTIELCLPGMLTPGCSGNWDDMDDVIVSAFSVMRVGTTQVKRFPLDVFGGELLDGWSYACDLRYFIDGSCDQFNPAFRTGMHKTEFSNARIISMLQPGTPSTGYVLVEIKYHYHQVLALPWFTQFVDDPVRFNIYSIWPLVSAEPTSTFVPSATP